Proteins encoded in a region of the Lepidochelys kempii isolate rLepKem1 chromosome 24, rLepKem1.hap2, whole genome shotgun sequence genome:
- the RPS27 gene encoding small ribosomal subunit protein eS27, which translates to MPLAKDLLHPSPEEEKRKHKKKRLVQSPNSYFMDVKCPGCYKITTVFSHAQTVVLCVGCSTVLCQPTGGKARLTEGCSFRRKQH; encoded by the exons ATGCCT CTGGCGAAAGACCTGCTGCATCCCTCCCCCGAGGAGGAGAAGCGGAAACACAAGAAGAAGCGTCTGGTCCAGAGTCCGAACTCCTATTTCATGGACGTGAAGTGTCCAG GTTGCTATAAAATCACCACTGTATTCAGCCATGCTCAGACTGTAGTTCTGTGTGTTGGCTGCTCAACTGTGCTGTGCCAGCCCACCGGAGGAAAGGCAAGGCTTACAGAAG GATGCTCCTTCAGACGAAAGCAGCACTAA
- the RAB13 gene encoding ras-related protein Rab-13 yields the protein MAKSYDHLFKLLLIGDSGVGKTCLIIRFAEDNFTSTYISTIGIDFKIRTVEIEGKKIKLQVWDTAGQERFKTITTAYYRGAMVWCLSPCWPSLARAVGRSTLWQVPSHVFPWKRGEGDGLQHPGQDILLKSTKKLGKIPKGHLDLKSSPKRSSSKCAMV from the exons ATGGCCAAGTCCTACGATCACCTCTTCAAACTGCTGCTGATCGGGGACAGCGGGGTGGGCAAAACCTGCCTGATCATCCGCTTCGCCGAGGACAACTTCACCAGCACCTACATCTCCACCATCG GGATCGACTTCAAAATCCGGACAGTGGAAATTGAGGGGAAAAAGATCAAACTCCAGGTCTG GGACACGGCAGGACAAGAGAGGTTTAAAACCATCACAACGGCGTATTACCGAGgagccatggtatggtgtctctCCCCCTGCTGGCCCAGCCTGGCCAGGGCAGTGGGCAGGAGCACTCTGTG GCAGGTCCCTTCCCATGTGTTCCCATGGAAGCGGGGAGAGGGGGACG gcCTTCAACACCCTGGCCAGGACATCCTGCTGAAATCCACCAAGAAACTG GGTAAAATCCCCAAAGGGCACCTGGACTTGAAAAGTTCTCCGAAGAGAAGCAGCAGTAAATGCGCCATGGTCTAG